One genomic region from uncultured Subdoligranulum sp. encodes:
- a CDS encoding SLC13 family permease, giving the protein MKSGFGQRCAAFFKQETVLCIAAVLAIVSVAFNPPSAAYAEYIDWDTLAMLFSLMAVMKGFQKAGLFVWLGNCLLRRTDTTRKMLFVLVFLPFFCSMVITNDVSLITFVPFALVVLHMAGQDWLVVPLVILQTVAANLGSMLTPMGNPQNLYLYTKSGMSFFELVGLMLPYALLSAVCLVLLILRCESVPVQAATVQSKLAPPRTLAVYGAGFVLCLLGIFDVLPPLVIAAIAAVFLVFYDRGVLAKVDYSLLGTFIAFFIFIGNLGGVGWFKDFIASVLEGHVVAVSVLASQVISNVPAALLLSGFTQDWKDLLIGCNLGGLGTLIASMASLISYKLVAQNSPERRNTYLVWFTVCNVGMLALLLILNWILS; this is encoded by the coding sequence ATGAAAAGCGGATTCGGGCAGCGGTGTGCTGCCTTTTTCAAACAGGAAACGGTGTTGTGCATTGCGGCGGTGCTGGCCATCGTGTCGGTGGCCTTCAACCCGCCCAGCGCAGCCTACGCGGAGTACATCGACTGGGATACCCTGGCCATGCTCTTCAGCCTGATGGCGGTGATGAAGGGCTTCCAGAAGGCCGGGCTGTTCGTCTGGCTGGGCAACTGTCTGCTGCGCCGCACCGACACCACCCGCAAGATGCTCTTTGTGCTGGTGTTCCTGCCCTTCTTCTGCAGCATGGTCATCACCAACGATGTCTCCCTCATCACCTTTGTGCCCTTCGCGCTGGTGGTGCTCCACATGGCCGGACAGGACTGGCTGGTGGTGCCGCTGGTCATCCTGCAGACGGTGGCGGCCAACCTGGGCAGTATGCTCACCCCCATGGGCAACCCTCAGAACCTCTACCTGTACACCAAATCCGGCATGTCCTTCTTTGAGCTGGTGGGCCTCATGCTGCCCTACGCACTGCTGTCGGCGGTCTGCCTGGTGCTGCTGATCCTGCGGTGCGAGTCTGTGCCGGTGCAGGCTGCCACCGTCCAGAGCAAACTGGCCCCGCCCCGCACGCTGGCGGTCTACGGCGCCGGGTTTGTGCTCTGCCTGCTGGGCATCTTCGACGTGCTGCCGCCGCTGGTCATCGCGGCCATCGCCGCCGTCTTCCTGGTCTTCTACGACCGCGGCGTGCTGGCCAAAGTGGACTACTCGCTGCTGGGCACCTTCATCGCCTTCTTCATTTTTATCGGCAACCTGGGGGGTGTCGGCTGGTTCAAGGACTTCATCGCTTCGGTGCTGGAAGGCCATGTGGTGGCCGTCTCGGTGCTGGCCAGCCAGGTCATCAGCAACGTGCCCGCCGCGCTGCTTCTCTCCGGCTTCACCCAGGACTGGAAGGACCTGCTCATCGGCTGCAACCTGGGGGGCCTCGGCACCCTCATCGCGTCCATGGCCAGCCTGATCTCCTACAAGCTGGTGGCCCAGAACAGCCCCGAACGCCGCAACACCTACCTTGTCTGGTTCACGGTGTGCAACGTGGGGATGCTGGCGCTGCTGCTGATCCTCAACTGGATTCTCTCGTAA
- a CDS encoding zf-HC2 domain-containing protein yields MSEPKKAHEPPVTLSCEICRDLLPLVQDGVASPESEAAVRAHLEHCEACRALWPEAGENSTPAPLPDDEKVVRRLRDRVNGWLVTFIVCGLVWGMASSRIQFLGGLLFVLIFPFVSGFTYWMGGRVWRVIPPLAAVLWAVFNLVDTRRYFVPETNGTVAWLTSALAGAAIVGVLCLIGALAAALLKYAFGGKTK; encoded by the coding sequence ATGTCCGAACCGAAAAAAGCCCACGAACCTCCCGTGACGCTGTCCTGTGAAATCTGCCGCGACCTGCTGCCGCTGGTGCAGGACGGGGTGGCCAGCCCCGAGAGCGAGGCGGCCGTCCGGGCCCATCTGGAGCATTGCGAAGCCTGTCGTGCCCTCTGGCCCGAAGCGGGGGAGAACAGCACCCCCGCCCCACTGCCCGACGATGAAAAGGTGGTGCGCAGGCTGCGGGACCGGGTCAACGGCTGGCTGGTGACATTTATTGTCTGCGGCCTTGTCTGGGGGATGGCCAGCAGCCGCATCCAGTTCCTCGGCGGGCTGCTCTTTGTGCTGATTTTCCCCTTTGTCAGCGGGTTTACCTACTGGATGGGCGGCCGGGTATGGCGGGTGATACCGCCGCTGGCCGCGGTGCTCTGGGCGGTGTTCAATCTGGTGGATACCCGCCGGTACTTTGTACCGGAAACAAACGGTACCGTGGCCTGGCTCACCTCCGCCCTGGCGGGGGCTGCCATCGTGGGGGTGCTCTGCCTCATCGGAGCGCTGGCTGCTGCGCTGCTCAAATATGCCTTTGGAGGGAAAACAAAATGA
- the atpE gene encoding ATP synthase F0 subunit C gives MSIGIIAAGLAVLTGFGAGIGIGIATGHASDAIARQPEASGKINSTLLLGCAMAEGTAIFGFITALIIIFVG, from the coding sequence ATGTCTATCGGAATCATCGCCGCAGGTCTCGCAGTTCTCACCGGTTTTGGTGCCGGTATCGGCATCGGCATCGCCACCGGCCACGCCAGCGACGCCATCGCCCGTCAGCCCGAAGCTTCCGGCAAGATCAACAGCACCCTGCTGCTGGGCTGCGCCATGGCAGAAGGTACTGCCATCTTCGGTTTCATCACCGCGCTGATCATCATCTTCGTGGGTTAA
- a CDS encoding GtrA family protein, which yields MSSGKAAAVRSFGKFSASSLSSSVVDLAAFTVLCALLRPYLQEGLAIVAATILARVLSSLCNYLLNYFLVFHSHTAHGKSASLYTVITVVKTMASALLVAFLAGLLPAGVPELAVKIPVDVALFFLNYLAQKAFVY from the coding sequence ATGAGTTCCGGCAAAGCCGCGGCGGTGCGCTCCTTCGGGAAGTTTTCCGCCTCGTCCCTCTCCTCCAGCGTGGTGGACCTGGCTGCCTTCACGGTGCTGTGCGCCCTGCTGCGGCCCTATCTGCAGGAGGGACTGGCCATCGTGGCCGCCACCATTCTGGCGCGGGTGCTCTCCTCGCTGTGCAACTATCTGCTGAACTACTTCCTTGTCTTCCACAGCCACACCGCCCACGGAAAATCCGCCAGCCTCTACACCGTCATCACGGTGGTGAAAACGATGGCCAGCGCCCTGCTGGTGGCCTTCCTGGCAGGGCTGCTGCCCGCCGGGGTGCCCGAACTGGCCGTGAAGATCCCGGTGGATGTAGCCCTCTTCTTCCTGAACTACCTGGCCCAGAAAGCCTTTGTCTATTAA
- the atpF gene encoding F0F1 ATP synthase subunit B produces MLDFQPWTIFFTIVNLLILYFFFRKFLFGRINAVLEQREQLIRSQVEEAAKNNAEAQKSKQEYETKLAGARQEAAELVADAKRRADVAYADRLAQAEADAKQTAAEAEARIAAERSEMLRTARGEVAHLAVMAATEVAGKRLDTDSDRALAEEFLAKVGEQA; encoded by the coding sequence ATGCTGGATTTCCAGCCGTGGACGATCTTTTTTACCATCGTCAACCTGTTGATTTTGTATTTCTTTTTCCGCAAATTCCTGTTTGGGCGCATCAATGCCGTGCTGGAGCAGCGTGAACAGCTGATCCGCAGCCAGGTGGAAGAGGCCGCGAAGAACAACGCCGAGGCCCAGAAGAGCAAACAGGAATATGAGACGAAACTGGCCGGTGCCCGGCAGGAAGCCGCCGAACTGGTGGCGGACGCCAAGCGCCGTGCCGATGTGGCCTACGCCGATCGTCTGGCGCAGGCCGAAGCCGACGCCAAGCAGACGGCGGCGGAAGCCGAGGCCCGCATTGCGGCCGAGCGCAGCGAGATGCTGCGTACGGCCCGCGGTGAGGTGGCCCATCTGGCCGTGATGGCCGCCACCGAGGTGGCCGGCAAGCGGCTGGATACCGACTCCGACCGTGCGCTGGCGGAGGAATTCTTGGCAAAGGTGGGTGAGCAGGCATGA
- a CDS encoding F0F1 ATP synthase subunit A, whose translation MEGFKEALVDALANETAFTIPVLGGIPISSAVLVTWIIMAFWIIFTLLATRNLKVSNPGKLQIVLESAVEFLNGFVKDTIGPHWRPFAPYLGSVALYIGLANIISIFGLTPPTKDVSVTAALAFMSLVLIYGAQFRYNGLRGGLKRFADPMPVLVPINLMEIAIRPLALCMRLFGNVLGAFIIMEIIKYLVPAVVPAVFCIYFDLFDGLIQTIVFVFLTALFAGEGIKEEE comes from the coding sequence TTGGAAGGTTTTAAAGAAGCCCTGGTTGATGCGCTTGCCAACGAAACCGCGTTTACGATCCCGGTCCTCGGCGGCATCCCCATCAGCTCGGCCGTGCTGGTGACCTGGATCATTATGGCGTTCTGGATCATCTTCACGCTGCTGGCCACCCGCAATCTGAAGGTCAGCAACCCCGGCAAGCTGCAGATCGTGCTGGAATCCGCCGTGGAGTTCCTCAACGGATTCGTCAAGGATACGATCGGCCCCCACTGGCGGCCCTTTGCCCCCTATCTGGGCAGCGTGGCGCTTTACATCGGCCTGGCAAACATCATCAGCATTTTCGGTCTGACGCCCCCCACCAAGGATGTCAGCGTGACCGCCGCCCTGGCGTTCATGAGCCTGGTGCTGATCTACGGTGCGCAGTTCCGCTATAACGGTCTGCGCGGCGGCCTGAAGCGTTTTGCCGACCCCATGCCCGTGTTGGTCCCCATCAACCTGATGGAAATCGCCATCCGTCCGCTGGCGCTCTGCATGCGACTGTTCGGCAACGTCCTGGGCGCATTCATCATCATGGAGATCATCAAGTACCTGGTACCCGCCGTGGTACCCGCCGTCTTCTGCATCTACTTTGATCTGTTCGACGGCCTCATCCAGACCATTGTCTTTGTCTTTTTGACCGCTCTGTTCGCAGGCGAGGGCATCAAGGAAGAAGAGTAA
- a CDS encoding sensor histidine kinase, whose protein sequence is MEKKSTGHTVYHQIRRVSVLGILVAMVLATGAGLSLNLMQERRSRNDTLITAVQAVSHTLTITDGDDPGRLMEYVNRTVQGISGIDLFAVYDAEGQPVYLQDVTGSTDGVDALEPLDETLMGKLSSSENALLDDARAPQGADHCAYAAVYRTDGTVKGYVMAGLYLSSIRSTGLRTLGVYLLIGAAALGVGAFLSLRLAQRIKSDLLGYEPDAFRDLFLRRMELLDALDEGLLAIDREERIIYINRAAAEMLSLDKSAVIGKALSEVYPQSTIPRVIHTEQPEYNIGLESLHHVRILSDRMPVRRDGQIVGAVAIFRNRTEVAHLARELTGVQHMVEAMRAYTHEFMNKLHVILGLLQLGEAKQAEDYVLQLTQTKALSVGRISQSIAEPSVAALLIGKSCRAAELGVRLTLDPESHLSADTHYLPASGMITILGNLIENAFDAFGNAPSDILHEIDVSVRESERGLILSVDDNACGMPEEIREHIFERGSTSKGEGHGTGLFLVKSVVDAYGGEIRVESTQGVGSSFIITFRPPQQADT, encoded by the coding sequence ATGGAAAAGAAGTCGACCGGCCATACCGTCTACCATCAGATCCGCCGGGTATCGGTGCTGGGCATCCTGGTGGCCATGGTGCTGGCCACCGGCGCCGGCCTGTCCCTCAACCTCATGCAGGAGCGGCGCTCCCGCAACGATACCCTCATCACCGCTGTGCAGGCGGTATCCCACACGCTGACCATCACCGACGGCGACGACCCGGGACGCCTTATGGAGTACGTCAACCGCACGGTGCAGGGCATCTCAGGCATCGACCTGTTCGCCGTCTACGACGCCGAGGGGCAGCCCGTCTACCTGCAGGATGTCACCGGCAGCACCGACGGCGTCGACGCGCTGGAACCGCTGGATGAGACCCTCATGGGCAAGCTGTCCTCCTCGGAGAATGCCCTGCTGGACGACGCCCGCGCCCCCCAGGGGGCCGACCACTGTGCCTACGCCGCAGTCTACCGGACGGACGGCACCGTCAAGGGCTATGTGATGGCGGGGCTGTATCTCAGCTCCATCCGCTCCACCGGCCTGCGCACGCTGGGGGTGTATCTGCTCATTGGGGCGGCGGCCCTGGGCGTGGGCGCCTTTCTGAGCCTGCGGCTGGCCCAGCGCATCAAGAGCGACCTGCTGGGCTATGAGCCGGATGCCTTCCGGGATTTGTTCCTGCGTCGGATGGAGCTGCTGGACGCCCTGGACGAAGGTCTTCTGGCCATCGACCGGGAGGAGCGCATCATCTACATCAACCGCGCCGCCGCCGAGATGCTCTCCCTTGACAAGAGCGCCGTCATCGGCAAGGCGCTGTCCGAGGTCTATCCCCAGTCCACCATTCCCCGGGTCATCCACACCGAACAGCCGGAGTACAACATCGGTCTGGAATCGCTGCACCATGTGCGGATCCTCTCCGACCGGATGCCGGTGCGCCGGGACGGCCAGATCGTGGGCGCCGTGGCCATCTTCCGCAACCGCACCGAGGTGGCTCACCTGGCCCGGGAGCTCACCGGCGTGCAGCACATGGTGGAGGCCATGCGCGCCTACACCCACGAATTCATGAATAAACTCCACGTCATCCTGGGGCTCTTGCAGCTGGGCGAGGCCAAGCAGGCCGAGGACTACGTGCTCCAGCTGACCCAGACCAAGGCGCTTTCGGTGGGGCGGATCTCCCAGAGCATCGCCGAACCGTCGGTGGCCGCCCTGCTCATCGGCAAGAGCTGCCGGGCGGCGGAGCTGGGCGTACGGCTGACGCTGGACCCCGAGAGCCATCTCAGCGCCGACACCCACTACCTGCCCGCCTCGGGGATGATCACCATTCTGGGCAACCTGATCGAGAACGCCTTTGACGCCTTCGGCAACGCTCCCTCCGACATCCTCCACGAGATCGATGTCTCGGTGCGGGAGAGCGAGCGCGGCCTGATCCTGAGCGTGGACGACAACGCCTGCGGCATGCCGGAGGAGATCCGCGAGCACATCTTTGAGCGGGGCAGCACCTCCAAGGGGGAGGGCCACGGCACCGGACTGTTCCTGGTGAAGAGCGTGGTGGATGCCTACGGCGGCGAGATCCGGGTGGAATCCACCCAGGGTGTGGGCAGTTCCTTCATCATCACTTTCCGTCCGCCCCAGCAGGCGGACACCTGA
- a CDS encoding RNA polymerase sigma factor has translation MKLPELETLYNLYRADLYRYLCHLTRDTAEAEDLLSETFLRALRRLPTFRGDCAVKTWLFGIARNIWLESLRKRRDTVSLDDPEAMLERCLGQDTLAEVTDARRALEGVRRALAEMNPRSRQVVELRAQGYSYAEIAQRLQITESSARVVEHRTRAALQKILQKEGY, from the coding sequence GTGAAGCTGCCGGAACTGGAAACGCTCTACAATCTGTACCGCGCCGACCTCTACCGCTACTTATGCCATCTGACCCGGGATACGGCCGAGGCCGAGGACCTGCTCAGCGAAACCTTCCTTCGTGCGCTGCGGCGGCTGCCCACCTTCCGGGGAGATTGCGCGGTAAAGACCTGGCTCTTCGGTATCGCCCGCAACATCTGGCTGGAAAGCCTGCGCAAACGGCGGGACACCGTCAGTCTGGACGATCCTGAGGCAATGCTGGAGCGGTGTCTCGGGCAGGATACCCTGGCCGAAGTCACCGACGCCCGCCGCGCCCTGGAAGGGGTGCGGCGGGCCCTGGCGGAGATGAATCCCCGGTCCCGGCAGGTGGTGGAGCTGCGGGCGCAGGGGTATTCCTACGCCGAGATCGCCCAGCGATTGCAGATCACCGAATCCTCGGCGCGGGTGGTGGAACACCGCACCCGGGCCGCGCTGCAAAAAATCCTACAAAAGGAGGGGTACTGA
- a CDS encoding response regulator, whose amino-acid sequence MYTVVIVEDDPMITELNRRYAEKDGRFTVTQTFSQPRRALDWLRHNPADLVILDFYMPQMNGLEFLRAVRAAGVESDVIMITAANDAATVEALTRLGVVDYLVKPFAYERFCRALDAFCRRRSAMRGSLDQNALDNLLHAVPPAPAALPKGMQPQTQERVLACMRQNPGHAFTCEEIAAASGLSVVTVRRYMSFLAQQGQVSGDMNYGTGGRPCLVYRLMG is encoded by the coding sequence ATGTATACCGTTGTCATTGTGGAAGACGATCCCATGATCACCGAACTGAACCGCCGCTACGCCGAGAAGGACGGCCGGTTCACCGTGACCCAGACCTTCAGCCAGCCCCGCCGGGCGCTGGACTGGCTGCGGCACAACCCCGCCGACCTGGTGATTCTGGATTTCTACATGCCCCAGATGAACGGGCTGGAATTTCTGCGGGCGGTGCGGGCCGCCGGGGTGGAGTCCGACGTGATCATGATCACCGCCGCCAACGATGCCGCCACCGTGGAGGCGCTGACCCGGCTGGGGGTGGTGGACTATCTGGTAAAGCCCTTCGCCTACGAGCGGTTCTGCCGGGCGCTGGACGCCTTCTGCCGCCGGCGCAGCGCCATGCGGGGAAGTCTCGACCAGAACGCCCTGGACAATCTGCTCCACGCGGTCCCTCCTGCCCCCGCCGCCCTGCCCAAGGGCATGCAGCCCCAGACCCAGGAGCGGGTGCTGGCCTGCATGCGGCAGAATCCCGGCCACGCCTTCACCTGCGAGGAAATTGCCGCCGCATCGGGACTTTCGGTGGTGACGGTGCGCCGCTATATGAGTTTTCTGGCCCAGCAGGGGCAGGTATCCGGGGATATGAACTACGGCACCGGCGGCCGCCCCTGCCTGGTCTACCGGCTGATGGGCTGA
- a CDS encoding iron-sulfur cluster-binding domain-containing protein has protein sequence MNFKKQIFGFMDMLRFTKLVPNRRKELASGADTPLPQHYRVNEMAKALHPGRMEVEVTAVRALTDRMTELTFRRTDADAFPFFRAGQYVSLQGTVEGSVVSRPYSISSSPREALQNKLTLGIEDAGFFSDYLNRQAKVGDRFLMTEPAGEFHYETLRDHKKIVCVAGGSGITPFLSMAKSRKEGDEPYEMLLFYGARDEAHLAYKAELDALAAEGALKVVYVLSDETRQGYEHGFVSAELMKKYADLQDVTFFLCGPAAMYAFIQKELEPLQLPVKAVRKDATCCGARAVENPRTFTLTVHIRDKVCTVPAREDETLLVSMERGGIQAPNKCRAGGCGYCHSKWLGGDYLVADGRDGRRAADRKFGWIHPCVTYPQADMEIDVPPAE, from the coding sequence ATGAACTTCAAAAAACAGATCTTCGGATTCATGGATATGCTCCGCTTCACCAAGTTGGTGCCCAACCGCCGCAAGGAGCTGGCCTCCGGTGCCGATACGCCGCTGCCCCAGCATTACCGTGTGAACGAGATGGCCAAGGCGCTGCATCCCGGCCGCATGGAGGTGGAGGTCACCGCCGTGCGCGCCCTCACCGACCGGATGACCGAGCTGACCTTCCGCCGCACCGATGCCGATGCCTTCCCCTTCTTCCGGGCAGGGCAGTATGTCTCGCTGCAGGGCACCGTGGAGGGCAGCGTGGTCAGCCGTCCTTACTCCATCTCCTCCAGCCCCCGGGAAGCCCTGCAAAACAAGCTGACCCTGGGCATCGAGGATGCCGGATTCTTCTCGGACTACCTCAACCGCCAGGCCAAGGTGGGGGACCGGTTCCTCATGACCGAGCCCGCCGGTGAATTCCACTACGAGACGCTGCGGGATCACAAGAAGATCGTCTGCGTGGCAGGCGGCAGCGGCATCACGCCCTTCCTTTCGATGGCCAAGAGCCGGAAGGAGGGGGATGAGCCCTACGAGATGCTGCTTTTCTACGGCGCCCGTGACGAAGCCCATCTGGCCTACAAGGCCGAACTGGACGCCCTGGCGGCAGAAGGCGCTCTGAAGGTGGTCTACGTTCTCAGCGACGAAACGCGGCAAGGCTACGAGCATGGTTTCGTCTCGGCGGAACTGATGAAAAAATACGCCGATCTGCAGGATGTTACCTTCTTCCTCTGCGGCCCGGCGGCCATGTATGCCTTTATCCAGAAGGAGCTGGAACCCCTGCAGCTGCCGGTGAAGGCGGTGCGCAAGGACGCCACCTGTTGCGGTGCCCGCGCGGTGGAAAATCCCCGCACCTTCACCCTCACCGTCCATATCCGGGACAAGGTCTGTACGGTGCCTGCCCGGGAGGACGAGACGCTGCTGGTGTCCATGGAGCGGGGCGGCATCCAGGCGCCCAACAAGTGCCGGGCCGGCGGCTGCGGCTACTGCCACAGCAAGTGGCTGGGCGGCGACTATCTGGTGGCGGACGGCCGGGACGGCCGCCGTGCAGCCGACCGCAAGTTCGGCTGGATTCATCCCTGTGTGACCTATCCCCAGGCGGATATGGAAATCGACGTACCGCCTGCTGAGTAA